Proteins found in one Pontibacter sp. SGAir0037 genomic segment:
- a CDS encoding SIMPL domain-containing protein produces MKRVISLCVFAIAVAGFSSCTSRQAPDEGYLEVIGEYEQPAAEAGYRLNLSYNGPLSLKDKFQVWADSLQKQYPSMIKMNENIFVGYMPEQMDKKMRTDMYQAGVSYNLDVADTAAYNQITRDALKRNFPFNVNVSGAYLSPEQRVKLQEQMLAKALENAKVKLNFLNKTTARQYEIVSIEELETNSPFGHEYYDFNRRVVSKVRVKAKLQ; encoded by the coding sequence ATGAAAAGAGTAATAAGCCTCTGTGTATTTGCAATAGCAGTGGCGGGCTTCAGCAGTTGTACCAGCCGGCAGGCGCCAGACGAAGGATACCTGGAGGTGATAGGGGAGTATGAGCAGCCTGCCGCTGAAGCAGGTTACCGGCTGAACCTTTCTTACAATGGTCCTTTGTCGTTGAAGGATAAGTTTCAGGTATGGGCTGATTCGCTTCAAAAGCAATATCCTTCTATGATAAAGATGAATGAAAATATCTTTGTAGGCTATATGCCGGAGCAAATGGACAAAAAGATGCGCACCGATATGTACCAGGCTGGAGTGTCCTATAATCTGGATGTGGCCGATACAGCAGCTTATAACCAGATTACCCGCGATGCTCTGAAAAGGAATTTTCCTTTTAACGTGAATGTGTCGGGTGCCTACCTGAGCCCGGAGCAGCGGGTAAAACTGCAGGAGCAGATGCTGGCTAAGGCTTTGGAGAATGCAAAGGTAAAGTTAAACTTCCTGAACAAGACCACGGCGCGCCAGTATGAGATTGTAAGTATAGAGGAGCTGGAAACTAATTCGCCTTTCGGGCACGAATATTACGATTTTAACCGCCGTGTAGTGTCTAAGGTGAGGGTAAAGGCAAAGCTGCAATAA
- a CDS encoding DMT family protein encodes MRTVILLLISNVFMTFAWYGHLKFKETALWKVILVSWLIAFFEYCFQVPANRIGHGQFSAFQLKTIQEVITLVVFIGFSVLYLREEVKWNYIVGFVLILAAVFFVFKKW; translated from the coding sequence ATGAGAACCGTTATACTTTTACTTATTTCAAATGTCTTTATGACTTTTGCCTGGTATGGGCACTTAAAATTTAAGGAAACCGCGCTCTGGAAAGTAATACTGGTGAGCTGGCTTATCGCATTTTTCGAATACTGCTTCCAGGTGCCCGCCAACCGGATCGGGCACGGGCAGTTTAGCGCTTTTCAACTTAAAACTATTCAGGAAGTAATTACCTTAGTGGTCTTCATCGGATTTTCGGTGCTCTATCTCCGCGAAGAAGTAAAGTGGAATTATATAGTAGGTTTTGTGCTGATTCTGGCTGCTGTCTTTTTTGTTTTTAAAAAATGGTAA
- the kduI gene encoding 5-dehydro-4-deoxy-D-glucuronate isomerase yields MSLSYHTRHASHPADSKTYDTAKLREAFLIEDLFQPDTIQAVYTMYDRLIVGGASPVGKPLLLETFPTLRSDYFLERRELGIINIGAESTISVDGEPYTLANKEALYIGKGAKEVIFHPSNQGQTQFYFNSAPAHHTYPTRKVSLSDAETVEMGSLENSNHRIIRKLLINSVVETCQLQMGLTELQKGSVWNTMPAHTHDRRMEAYLYFNLPEDQVVCHFMGEPTETRHLFVKNTQAVISPPWSIHSGAGTSNYSFIWGMAGENLDYNDMDKVQPTDLK; encoded by the coding sequence ATGAGTTTATCCTACCATACCAGGCATGCCAGCCATCCGGCAGATAGTAAAACTTATGACACAGCTAAGTTGAGAGAGGCTTTTCTAATTGAAGATCTTTTCCAGCCTGACACTATTCAGGCAGTCTACACCATGTATGACCGCCTGATTGTAGGAGGAGCCAGCCCGGTAGGTAAACCGCTTTTACTGGAAACTTTCCCCACACTTCGATCCGACTACTTTCTGGAAAGAAGAGAACTGGGCATCATTAATATCGGAGCCGAAAGCACCATAAGCGTTGACGGCGAGCCTTATACTTTAGCCAACAAAGAGGCGTTGTACATTGGCAAGGGTGCAAAAGAAGTTATATTCCACCCATCCAACCAGGGGCAGACACAGTTTTACTTCAACTCAGCACCTGCACACCATACCTACCCTACCAGAAAAGTTTCGCTGTCTGATGCTGAAACAGTAGAAATGGGATCACTGGAAAACTCTAACCACCGCATTATCCGGAAGCTTTTAATCAATTCTGTTGTAGAAACCTGTCAGCTGCAAATGGGCCTTACAGAGCTTCAGAAAGGCAGCGTCTGGAATACCATGCCTGCCCATACACACGACAGGCGTATGGAGGCTTACCTCTATTTCAACCTCCCAGAGGACCAGGTGGTTTGTCACTTTATGGGCGAGCCTACCGAAACGCGCCATCTTTTTGTAAAAAACACACAAGCTGTTATTTCGCCACCATGGTCTATCCACAGCGGCGCAGGCACCTCTAACTACTCCTTTATATGGGGCATGGCCGGCGAGAACCTCGACTATAACGATATGGATAAAGTTCAACCCACAGATTTAAAGTAA
- a CDS encoding gluconate 5-dehydrogenase: MKDLFDLTGQVALVTGATHGLGMAMAKALAKAGATLVVNGNTPEKMQKALQVYEQDKLEVKGYLFDVTNEQQVKENIARIEQEVGPIQILVNNAGMIKRVPALEMDVEEFRQVVDVDLTAPFIVSKHVAKGMVARGGGKIINICSMMSELGRDTVTAYAAAKGGLKMLTRNLATEWAKYNIQVNGIGPGYFATDQTAPIRVNGHPFNDFIINRTPAGRWGDPEDLEGVTIFLASRASDFINGQIIYVDGGILATIGKPHEAH; the protein is encoded by the coding sequence ATGAAAGACTTATTTGACCTTACAGGTCAGGTTGCTTTAGTGACGGGTGCGACACATGGGTTGGGTATGGCCATGGCCAAAGCGCTTGCCAAAGCCGGTGCTACGCTGGTGGTAAACGGCAACACGCCGGAAAAAATGCAAAAGGCGCTACAGGTGTACGAGCAGGATAAACTGGAGGTAAAAGGCTATTTATTTGATGTAACCAATGAGCAGCAGGTAAAAGAAAACATTGCCCGCATTGAGCAGGAAGTTGGCCCGATTCAGATTCTGGTGAATAATGCCGGAATGATTAAACGGGTACCGGCGCTGGAAATGGATGTAGAGGAATTCAGGCAGGTAGTGGATGTTGACCTTACTGCTCCTTTTATAGTATCGAAGCATGTGGCAAAAGGCATGGTGGCAAGAGGCGGAGGCAAGATTATAAACATCTGCTCTATGATGAGTGAACTGGGCCGCGACACCGTAACAGCTTATGCTGCTGCAAAAGGCGGCTTAAAGATGCTTACCCGCAACCTGGCCACAGAGTGGGCGAAGTATAACATACAGGTAAACGGCATTGGCCCAGGCTACTTTGCAACCGATCAGACAGCACCTATCCGTGTAAACGGGCATCCGTTTAACGACTTTATTATAAACAGAACTCCGGCAGGCCGGTGGGGTGATCCGGAAGATTTAGAAGGCGTTACCATTTTTCTGGCAAGCAGGGCAAGCGATTTTATCAACGGCCAGATCATTTATGTTGATGGAGGCATATTGGCTACCATCGGCAAGCCACACGAAGCACACTAA
- a CDS encoding LacI family DNA-binding transcriptional regulator: protein MAENTKVTIHDIAEKLNITASTVSRALNGSSRISEVTKRAVLKAAKQLNYQPNHIAAALRNGKSHLIGIIVPTADRAFFASVVRGIEEIANSLNYKVIICQSYDNYEKEVQTVDALLSARVDGIIASIGKNTEDFEHFRKVQEKGIPLVLFDRTTDALEVSQVIIDDYLGAYKVVEHLIQQGCRRIAHFTSPKKVSIYKERLRGYMDALRDHDIPFEEDLVVKSNLQLEDGRSSMEQLLQMENIPDAVFSASDYGAMGAMQVLKERNIKIPEQIALAGFSNEPFTSFTDPTLTTVDQFSVTMGKVTAEQFFEHFKSKEKHHKSQKVVIKPELIIRKSTLRK, encoded by the coding sequence ATGGCAGAGAATACAAAAGTTACCATTCACGACATAGCAGAGAAGCTCAACATTACAGCTTCTACTGTTTCACGTGCCCTAAACGGAAGCTCACGCATTAGCGAAGTAACCAAAAGGGCTGTACTAAAAGCAGCTAAACAATTAAACTACCAGCCTAACCATATTGCTGCAGCCCTTCGTAACGGCAAAAGCCACCTGATAGGTATTATAGTGCCTACGGCTGACAGAGCTTTTTTTGCTTCTGTGGTAAGAGGAATAGAAGAAATAGCAAACTCTCTCAACTATAAAGTAATTATCTGCCAGTCTTACGACAACTACGAGAAAGAAGTGCAAACGGTAGATGCGCTTTTGAGTGCACGCGTAGACGGTATCATTGCCTCTATCGGAAAGAATACGGAAGATTTTGAGCACTTCAGAAAAGTACAGGAAAAAGGCATTCCGCTAGTGCTTTTCGACCGCACTACTGATGCACTGGAGGTGAGTCAGGTTATAATTGATGACTACTTGGGTGCATATAAAGTGGTAGAACACCTGATACAGCAAGGATGCAGAAGAATAGCCCACTTCACCAGCCCTAAAAAGGTAAGCATTTATAAAGAGCGCTTAAGAGGCTACATGGATGCCTTGCGTGACCATGACATTCCTTTTGAAGAGGACCTGGTGGTAAAGAGCAACCTGCAACTAGAAGACGGCAGAAGCAGCATGGAGCAACTTCTGCAGATGGAAAATATCCCGGATGCCGTTTTTTCTGCCTCTGATTATGGCGCCATGGGAGCGATGCAGGTGCTGAAAGAAAGAAACATAAAGATACCGGAACAAATTGCTCTGGCTGGCTTTAGTAACGAACCTTTTACCTCGTTCACCGACCCTACCCTTACCACTGTAGATCAGTTCAGTGTGACCATGGGTAAAGTAACGGCGGAGCAATTCTTTGAGCATTTCAAGTCTAAAGAAAAACATCATAAATCTCAAAAAGTGGTTATAAAGCCAGAACTTATTATCAGGAAATCAACGCTGCGAAAATAA
- the uxaC gene encoding glucuronate isomerase yields MSFIDENFLLQTKTAQRLYHEHAKNMPIIDYHCHLSPEDIANNRQFKNLTEIWLEGDHYKWRAMRTNGIAEKYCTGNADAYEKFEKWAETVPYTMRNPLYHWTHMELKRPFGIDKVLKPETAREIYDDCTSMLQSEDFRVRGILRQMNVSVICTTDDPVDSLEHHQKIKADDFGIKVLPTYRADKVMAIEDAAVFLPYLQKLEQVSGISIGNFQQLLDALQQRHDFFHAQGCRLSDHGLETIYAENYSDEEIRSIFEKALNKQAISQEEVLKFKSAMLVHLALMDHAKGWTQQFHLGALRNNNTRLMRELGADTGFDSIGDFDVARPLSRFMAKLDNSNQLAKTILYNLNPSQNELYATMIGNFNDGSMPGKIQYGSAWWFLDQKDGMEKQMNALSNMGLLSRFVGMLTDSRSFLSYPRHEYFRRILCNLIGNDVENGELPASEMEWLGQMVENICYYNAKSYFDF; encoded by the coding sequence ATGTCCTTTATAGACGAAAATTTTCTTTTACAAACCAAAACGGCTCAGCGCCTGTATCATGAGCATGCGAAGAACATGCCCATTATCGACTATCACTGTCACCTTTCTCCGGAAGACATTGCCAACAACAGGCAGTTTAAAAACCTGACAGAGATATGGCTGGAAGGCGACCATTATAAGTGGCGCGCCATGCGCACCAACGGTATAGCTGAGAAATATTGTACAGGTAATGCCGACGCGTATGAGAAGTTTGAGAAATGGGCTGAAACAGTTCCTTACACCATGCGCAACCCGCTTTACCACTGGACGCATATGGAGCTCAAAAGGCCATTTGGTATAGATAAAGTGCTGAAGCCTGAAACCGCCCGTGAAATATACGACGACTGCACTTCTATGCTGCAATCTGAGGATTTCAGGGTGCGAGGCATCCTGCGCCAGATGAACGTATCCGTTATCTGCACGACAGATGATCCGGTAGACAGCCTGGAGCACCATCAGAAGATTAAAGCAGATGATTTTGGTATAAAGGTACTGCCTACCTACCGCGCCGATAAAGTGATGGCCATTGAGGATGCAGCCGTATTCCTGCCCTACCTGCAGAAGCTGGAGCAGGTATCAGGCATTTCGATAGGCAACTTTCAGCAACTACTCGATGCACTGCAGCAAAGGCATGATTTCTTCCATGCGCAAGGCTGCCGCCTGTCCGACCACGGTTTAGAAACCATTTATGCTGAAAATTATTCTGACGAGGAAATCAGAAGCATTTTTGAAAAGGCCCTTAATAAGCAGGCAATAAGCCAGGAAGAGGTGCTTAAGTTTAAATCTGCCATGCTGGTGCACCTGGCCCTGATGGATCATGCCAAAGGCTGGACACAGCAGTTTCACCTTGGCGCCTTGCGCAACAACAATACGCGCTTGATGCGTGAACTGGGAGCAGACACAGGCTTCGACTCTATAGGCGATTTCGATGTGGCTCGTCCACTCTCCAGGTTCATGGCTAAGCTGGACAATTCCAACCAATTAGCTAAAACCATACTTTACAACCTGAATCCCAGTCAGAATGAGCTTTATGCAACCATGATCGGCAACTTTAACGACGGTAGCATGCCTGGCAAAATTCAGTATGGCTCTGCCTGGTGGTTCCTGGATCAGAAAGACGGCATGGAAAAGCAGATGAATGCTTTATCGAACATGGGCTTGTTAAGCCGCTTTGTAGGCATGCTCACCGACTCCAGAAGCTTTCTGTCTTACCCACGACACGAGTATTTCAGAAGGATTCTCTGCAACTTAATAGGCAATGATGTGGAGAACGGAGAATTACCAGCCAGCGAAATGGAATGGCTAGGGCAAATGGTGGAAAACATCTGCTACTATAACGCCAAAAGTTACTTTGATTTTTAA
- a CDS encoding IS110 family transposase yields MKKKSTPMEIVNPHAAGIDLGSRTHYVAVGQGADQVREFGVYEADLQELATWLQEHDITTVAMESTGTYWQNLFATLQGAGFEVVLCNGKFTKNIKGRKTDVQDCQWIQRLHSLGLLSGSFLPDQATEELRTYCRHRTSLLETAAVTTQKMQKYLRLLNLRLDVVVRDVTGQTGMAIIEAVCRGETDPEKLAACRHGNCRKTKEEIAQALHGNGRRDLLFALTQELELYKVLQEKIAACDVAMEKLLKEQVEADEQKRGLKAEAKPYKRVNKNAPQQMDLNQLAYQYFNGVDLMKIEGVSHSTVIALMSEVGPEGIKKFGSAKQFANWLRLCPNTKVSGGRVLSSRIPKGSNRLKIALRQAANAIGNLKDTHLSDFFRRIAFRKGRQAAVSATARKLAVIIWNMLSKCLQYQPLKQYLFLDEKRKLKLVQRIKKNIAKLELKPQDVGFATTW; encoded by the coding sequence ATGAAAAAGAAAAGTACGCCTATGGAAATTGTCAACCCACATGCTGCCGGTATCGATCTGGGGAGTCGCACACACTATGTTGCTGTGGGGCAAGGAGCGGATCAGGTACGGGAGTTCGGTGTGTATGAGGCTGACCTGCAGGAGCTGGCTACCTGGTTGCAGGAGCACGATATCACCACAGTAGCCATGGAGAGTACGGGCACTTATTGGCAGAACCTGTTTGCCACCTTGCAGGGTGCAGGTTTTGAGGTAGTGCTCTGCAACGGCAAGTTCACCAAGAATATCAAGGGACGCAAGACCGATGTGCAGGACTGCCAATGGATCCAGCGCCTGCACTCCCTGGGGCTCTTATCAGGGAGCTTCCTGCCTGACCAGGCAACGGAGGAGTTGCGCACCTACTGCCGCCACCGCACCTCGCTGTTGGAGACGGCTGCCGTGACCACGCAAAAGATGCAAAAGTACCTGCGTCTGTTGAACCTGCGCCTGGATGTGGTGGTGCGCGACGTGACGGGTCAGACGGGCATGGCCATCATCGAGGCCGTTTGCCGGGGGGAGACGGACCCGGAGAAACTGGCCGCTTGCCGCCACGGCAACTGCCGCAAAACAAAAGAAGAGATTGCCCAGGCGCTTCATGGAAATGGCCGCCGGGACCTGCTCTTTGCCCTCACCCAGGAGCTGGAGCTATACAAGGTGCTGCAGGAAAAAATAGCGGCCTGCGATGTGGCCATGGAGAAGCTGCTCAAAGAGCAGGTGGAGGCAGACGAGCAGAAGCGGGGGTTGAAGGCGGAGGCCAAGCCCTATAAGCGGGTCAATAAAAATGCCCCTCAGCAGATGGACCTCAACCAGCTGGCCTACCAGTACTTCAATGGCGTGGACCTGATGAAGATAGAAGGGGTGAGCCACTCGACGGTGATCGCGCTGATGAGCGAAGTGGGGCCGGAAGGGATAAAGAAGTTTGGTTCTGCCAAGCAGTTTGCCAACTGGCTTCGCCTCTGCCCCAACACGAAGGTAAGCGGCGGCAGGGTGCTCAGTAGCCGTATCCCCAAAGGCAGCAACCGCTTGAAAATAGCGCTCCGGCAGGCGGCCAATGCCATCGGCAATTTGAAAGATACGCATCTGTCGGACTTCTTCAGGCGAATAGCCTTCCGCAAAGGACGGCAAGCGGCAGTAAGCGCTACGGCCCGCAAGCTGGCTGTCATCATCTGGAACATGCTAAGCAAATGTTTGCAGTACCAGCCACTAAAACAGTACTTGTTTCTCGACGAGAAAAGAAAACTAAAGCTGGTGCAGCGGATAAAGAAAAACATCGCTAAATTAGAACTAAAACCACAAGACGTGGGCTTTGCAACGACCTGGTGA
- a CDS encoding nucleoside deaminase: MKTKEDFMREAIRLSIEKMEAGFGGPFGAVVVRHGEIIARGYNNVTSSNDPTAHAEVDAIRKACKVLNSHQLTDCELYTSCEPCPMCLGAIYWARPKKVYYGNTKADAAHIGFDDHFIYQEIEKDLPERTIPMEQLLHKEALEGFRAWESKLDKADY; this comes from the coding sequence ATGAAAACGAAAGAAGATTTTATGCGCGAGGCAATCAGGCTGTCTATCGAGAAGATGGAGGCTGGCTTCGGAGGCCCTTTTGGAGCCGTTGTGGTTCGCCATGGTGAGATTATTGCAAGAGGCTACAACAACGTCACCTCTTCCAACGACCCAACAGCCCATGCCGAGGTAGATGCAATCCGAAAAGCCTGTAAAGTCCTTAATTCGCACCAATTAACCGACTGTGAACTCTACACCAGTTGCGAACCGTGCCCTATGTGCCTGGGAGCCATATACTGGGCGCGTCCAAAAAAAGTATATTACGGCAATACAAAAGCCGATGCAGCCCATATTGGATTCGACGATCACTTTATCTACCAGGAGATAGAGAAAGACCTGCCCGAAAGAACTATACCGATGGAGCAACTCCTGCACAAGGAGGCACTGGAAGGGTTTAGAGCGTGGGAAAGCAAGCTTGACAAAGCCGATTATTAA
- a CDS encoding ATP-binding protein, which produces MNLLTKIYLAFGFILVVFTFVTVSFIRQSKEIDKDTQAAINSTEVLRVSEGLEKAIVDSETGLRGFQISDNEAFLDPYYKGLLEFDMRMAELKQLIKDQEQLKQLAKIDSSYAEWQATFSEPSITLQRAALKSANAKQAYQEFLEDRIKSGAGKKIIDHIRQLIAGFDEREQMLKKQNLQDMNATLRFTRNLAIMLTIGSILIGLAVIITLGNTISNRLKAMVAMAGEVANGHFNVKISDNSQDEISKVTDSLNTMADRLNTSFTDLQKMNRELDQFAYVVSHDLKAPLRAINNLAEWIQEDLTDPDPDIQRNLELMRGRVLRMENLINGILDYSKIGRKKLPKTTFEVQQLISEIKDSVVCNSAVSIEIENSLPRLTTEKILLEQVFTNFISNAIKYNDKPVPQVKIGCHTLNNWVEFYVEDNGPGIPKEFHNKVFGVFQTMEARDTKESTGIGLAIVKKIIDEKGGQIRLDSEEGKGCRFTFSWPIEMVLTKENEFATTL; this is translated from the coding sequence TTGAATCTTTTAACCAAAATCTATTTAGCTTTTGGGTTTATTCTTGTTGTTTTCACCTTTGTAACAGTTTCTTTTATCCGACAATCAAAAGAAATAGACAAGGATACTCAGGCCGCTATTAATTCTACAGAGGTGCTTCGTGTCTCTGAAGGATTGGAGAAAGCTATTGTAGATAGCGAAACCGGTTTAAGAGGTTTTCAGATATCAGACAACGAGGCTTTCCTGGACCCTTATTACAAGGGCTTACTGGAATTTGACATGCGAATGGCTGAACTGAAACAACTTATCAAAGACCAGGAGCAGCTGAAACAACTGGCAAAGATCGATTCAAGTTATGCTGAGTGGCAGGCTACCTTTTCTGAGCCTTCTATTACCCTGCAGCGTGCAGCCTTAAAATCAGCTAATGCAAAGCAAGCTTACCAGGAGTTTCTTGAAGACCGGATAAAATCAGGTGCCGGTAAAAAAATAATCGATCATATCCGGCAGTTGATTGCAGGTTTTGATGAGCGGGAACAGATGCTCAAAAAACAAAACCTACAGGATATGAATGCCACTCTCCGCTTCACCCGGAATCTGGCCATTATGCTTACCATCGGCAGTATACTGATTGGGTTAGCTGTTATCATTACCCTGGGCAATACGATCAGCAATAGGCTTAAAGCAATGGTTGCAATGGCAGGCGAAGTGGCAAACGGTCATTTTAACGTCAAAATCAGCGATAACAGCCAGGATGAAATAAGCAAAGTAACGGATTCTCTTAATACCATGGCCGACAGGCTCAATACCAGTTTTACGGATCTTCAGAAAATGAACCGTGAGCTGGATCAGTTTGCCTATGTTGTATCGCACGATCTGAAAGCCCCGCTTCGTGCCATAAATAACCTGGCAGAGTGGATACAGGAGGATCTCACAGATCCTGACCCTGATATTCAGCGAAACCTGGAACTGATGCGCGGGCGTGTACTACGGATGGAGAACCTGATCAACGGCATCTTAGACTATTCTAAAATTGGCAGAAAAAAGCTACCTAAGACAACCTTTGAAGTACAGCAGCTCATTTCTGAAATAAAAGACTCTGTTGTTTGTAATTCGGCAGTATCTATTGAAATTGAAAATAGCCTGCCCAGGTTAACTACAGAAAAGATTTTACTGGAACAGGTATTCACAAACTTTATCAGCAACGCCATCAAGTACAACGATAAGCCTGTGCCTCAAGTAAAAATTGGCTGCCATACCCTTAACAATTGGGTTGAGTTTTATGTAGAAGACAATGGCCCTGGTATTCCTAAGGAATTTCATAACAAGGTGTTTGGTGTTTTCCAAACTATGGAAGCACGCGACACAAAGGAAAGTACCGGAATAGGATTGGCTATCGTTAAAAAAATAATTGATGAGAAAGGCGGTCAGATACGTTTAGACTCGGAAGAAGGAAAAGGCTGCCGCTTTACTTTTAGCTGGCCAATTGAAATGGTTCTTACAAAAGAGAACGAATTTGCCACTACCCTATAA
- a CDS encoding ATP-binding protein, with protein sequence MNQDFNCEEKLEELQSEFNEFAYIISHDLKAPIRAISNLSVWIEEDLGENIPGDVQQNMHLLRNRAVRLERMIESLLTYSRVTSQDLDILPTDIKALVDDVLASLPEPGKLTLNLTDALPVIETYKLKLRAIINNLLLNVALHSNVPQTEVTLSLQELGDFYRFTIADNGGGVPAEALPKIFKIFYTVAPKDKVETSGAGLAISKKIVDFAGGKIEAENNEAGGLTVSFTWPKLN encoded by the coding sequence ATGAACCAGGATTTTAATTGTGAGGAGAAGCTGGAAGAGTTACAAAGCGAATTCAATGAATTTGCTTACATCATCTCTCATGACCTGAAAGCTCCTATTCGCGCTATTTCAAATCTATCGGTATGGATAGAAGAAGATTTAGGAGAGAATATTCCGGGAGATGTGCAGCAGAACATGCACCTGCTTCGAAACCGTGCCGTGCGCCTGGAACGCATGATCGAATCGTTACTTACCTACTCAAGGGTAACCAGCCAGGATTTGGACATACTCCCAACAGACATAAAAGCTTTAGTTGATGATGTGCTTGCCTCTTTACCTGAACCAGGTAAGCTTACCTTGAATCTGACTGACGCACTGCCCGTAATAGAGACTTATAAATTAAAGCTACGGGCAATTATAAATAACTTATTGCTGAATGTGGCCTTGCATAGCAACGTGCCTCAGACAGAAGTAACGCTAAGCCTGCAGGAACTGGGCGATTTTTATAGATTTACAATAGCAGATAATGGAGGAGGCGTACCGGCAGAGGCTCTCCCCAAAATCTTTAAAATATTTTACACTGTTGCTCCTAAAGATAAAGTTGAGACCAGCGGTGCAGGACTGGCGATTTCTAAAAAGATAGTAGACTTTGCCGGTGGAAAAATTGAAGCTGAAAATAATGAAGCTGGAGGATTAACAGTTTCATTTACATGGCCTAAGTTAAACTGA
- a CDS encoding response regulator: MIEKLVNVLLVEDDEVDIMNVQRAFKKNSITNPLFIARNGLEALEMLKSGMVPFPHIIILDINMPKMNGIEFLKELRQDDDFKSASVFVMTTSNEDSDKINAYNLNVAGYILKPLSFEKFITSVATLNSYWKLCERP, from the coding sequence ATGATTGAAAAATTAGTGAACGTTCTGCTCGTTGAAGACGATGAGGTAGATATCATGAATGTGCAACGCGCCTTCAAAAAAAACAGCATCACCAACCCGTTATTTATAGCCCGAAATGGCCTGGAAGCGCTTGAGATGCTTAAATCCGGCATGGTGCCTTTCCCACATATTATTATCCTAGATATTAATATGCCTAAGATGAATGGCATAGAGTTTTTAAAAGAGCTCCGCCAAGACGATGACTTTAAAAGTGCCAGCGTTTTTGTTATGACAACCTCTAATGAAGACAGCGATAAAATAAATGCTTACAATCTGAATGTGGCAGGTTATATACTTAAACCTCTCTCATTCGAAAAATTTATTACTTCGGTAGCTACACTTAATAGTTATTGGAAGCTATGCGAGCGCCCCTGA